Within Deinococcus actinosclerus, the genomic segment GTGCTGGCCGTCCGGGTGGGGCACGACGGCGTTCACGGCCGAGGCCCAGCGGGTGACCTGCCGGGGCGTGCCGTGCAGGGACAGGTGCCAGACCTCCTGCTGCCAGTGCGCGCCGGCCAGCTCGTCGGTCGCGGCGATGAACAGCACGCCGCTGCTGTCGGGTAGCCAGGTCACGCCGCCCAGTTCGACCTCCGGGGCGTGCCACTCGCGCAGCTCGCCGCTGGGGACGTGCAGGCGGTACAGGCGCGCGGCGCGTTCGGGCAGCCAGTCCCGCCCGTTGAAGCGGTAGCGGGGCCTGGTGATGACGCGGGCCTCGCCGCGCTCGTCGCGCTTGTCCTCGTCGTCGGCGGTGGTCGTGAACGCCACGTACTGCCCGTCCGGGCTCCACTGGAGGTCCGACACGCCGTTCCGGAAGCGGGTCACGACCTGCGCCTCACCGCCCGAGAGGGGCAGCAGGTGCAGCTGCGCGCCCTCGCCGGCCTTGCGGGTGAAGGCCAGGGTCTGCCCGTCCGGGGACCAGCGGGGGCTGCCGTCGCGGCCCTCGCCGCGTGTCAGGATGCGGGCGCCCTGCGCGTCGGCGAGCCAGATCTGCGACTTGTAGCGGGGTCTGGCGAAGGCCGCGTCGGGCTTGAGGGGGTCGTCCTCCTCGATGCGGGTCAGGACGAACGCGGCGCGCGTGCCGTCCGGGCTGACCTGCGGGTCGGAGGGGAACACCAGGGGCAGCAGGCTCTCAGGCCCGGGAATGGGTTGGGTCATGCCCGACAGTCAAGCACAGCGGCCCCCCTCCGGGAAACGGAAGCGCTCCCAAAATGTCGTCCAGGCCGGACAGGAGCCGTATCAGGGGGTTCATGATCGCTGGCTAAAGAGAAAGTGGAACGCGTCTTGCTATTTCCAAACGCTCTTCCCTTACGCTGATCTTACCCGGCCCCCCATCGGCCACTGTTCCTCTCGCCAGCGAACCTGTCGTTGACGAAAGGAACTCACGTCGTCTCAATCCACCCTCTATCACCTGGCTCCGTTGACCCGTACTGGCGCCTGTCATCCCATCATCTCTGGAGGTCTTCTGCTATGCAAGAAATGTCCTGCACCTGGGTTCCCGGCACCTTTGACGTCGTTCGCCTGAAAATCGCCGGCCGCACCATCGAAATGACCAGCACCCGCCTGGCCCGCCTCTTCGGCAAGCAGGCCCTGCACGACCTGTACCTCAAGGGCAGCGCCAAGCTCAAACTCGATCCCCAGCAGGTCGCCCTGCTCAGCTGAGTGCCCGCGCTGCGCGGCACGTGGGGCTCTGTCCGGATGACCGGCAGAGCCCCACGTCACTGGCGCGATGAGGGGGCGCTGCGGCGCCCATCACGCGCGGGCGCTAGCATCCACGCATGACCTCCACTCCTCCGGCCCTGTCGGCGCTGCTGGCCGACCTGAAACTGCTGACTGACCTGGAATCGCCCTCCACCGACCCGGCGGCCGTCCAGCGGGTCATGGACCTCGTCGAGGGCTGGGCGCGCGACCTGGGCGCCGAGACGCACGCGCTGGGCGGCGGCACCCGCGTGTTCCGCTTCGGCGTGCAGCCCGGCGCGGCCGACAAGGCCGCCGACAAACCCGTGCTGGTCCTCACGCACGCCGATACCGTCTGGCCGCACGGCACGCTGGAGCAGATGCCCTGGCGAGTGGACGGCGACCGCCTGCACGGGCCCGGCACCTACGACATGAAGGCCGGCATCGTGGGCCTGTTTCACGCGCTGCGCGCCCTGAACGGCGAGTGGCCGCGCGGCGGGATCACGGTGCTGCTCTCCCCGGACGAGGAGATCGGCAGCCCCAGCAGCCGCGAGCACATCGAACGCGCCGCGCACGACTCGCGCGTGGCGCTGGTCGTCGAGCCGCCGGTCGCGGACACCCACGCCCTGAAGACCGGGCGCAAGGGCACCGGAAGCTACGTCCTGACCTTCACCGGCGCCGCCAGCCACGCCGGGAACAAGCCAGAGGAGGGCGCCAGTGCCATCACGGCCGCCGCGCAGGCCACGCTGGAGCTTCAGGCCCTCGCCAGTCCCCAGGACGGCACCACCCTCAGCGTCGGCCTGATCCGGGGCGGCAGCGCCGTGAACGTCATTCCCGCGCACGCCGCGCTGGAGATCGACTTGCGCGTCAGTACCCTGGCCGAGGCTGAGCGGATCGACGCGGCCGTGCACGCCTGGCAGCCCCGCGACGCCCGCGTGACCGTGCAGGTCACGGGCGGCCTCAACCGTCCCCCCTTCGAGCGGGGAGAGGGCACCCTGGCCCTCTACGAGCAGGCCCGCGCCGTGGCGCAGGCATTGGGCTTCGACCTGACCCACGCCGTCGTGGGCGGCGGCAGCGACGGGAACTTCACCGCGCCGATCATCCCCACCCTGGACGGGCTGGGCGCGCCCGGCGACGGTGCCCACGCCCAGCATGAACACGTCCGCCTGGACCGCTGGCCCGACCACGTGCGCCTGCTGACCGAACTCCTGCGCCGCGTCTGAGTCCGGTGCGGGCCGCGCGGCGGCCGGCGGTCTAGGGAAGCGGGGCAGGCTTCCCTCTGACCGTCAGTGCGCGGGCCGTCCGTGCAGGGGCAGAGTCCCGGACCCGCCGCGCAGCAGCGCCAGGAACTCGGTGTCGGTGAGGGGACGGGAGAGGCCATGCCCCTGTCCCAGCGGGCAGTCCAGTTCCTGAAGGGCCGCCAATTGCGCCGCCGACTCGATCCCCTCGACGGTCAGGTCCAGCGGGAGGTAACGGGTCAGGCCCATCACGGCCTCCAGCAGCGCCCGCGCGAACGCGCCCCCGGGTCCGTCGGGCAGCCCCTCGATACACGAGCGGTCGAGCTTCACGCCGGTGATCGGCAGGGCCCGCAGGCGCGACAGGTTCGAGTAGCCGGAGCCGAAATCGTCGATGCTCAGCCCCACCCCCAGCAGGCGCAGTTCGTGCAGGACCCACGCGGCGCGGTCATCCTCGTACAGCGCCGCCGTCTCGGTCAGTTCGAGTTCCAGCCGCCGCGCGCTCAGGCCCGTGTCCTTCAGGGCGCTGCGCACCACCTGCGGGAACTCGGCCTGCAACAGCTGCACCGCGCTGACGTTCACGCTGACCGTCACGTCGTCCCAGCGCAGCGCCTCACGGCACGCGGCGCGCAGCACCCACGCGCCGATCGGGGCGATCAGCCCCACCCGTTCGGCCACCGGGATGAACTCGCCAGGCGAGACCATCCCCAGCTGCGGGTGCCGCCAGCGCAGCAGCGCCTCGGCCTTCACGGGCCGCATCTCGCGCAGGCAGAACACCGGCTGGTAATGCAGGCTCAGCTCCCGGCGGCTCAGGGCCAGACTCAGGTCGCGCGCGAGCACCTGAAAGCGTTCGGTGGCGGCGTCCTGCTGCGGCTGATACCGGCGCACCTGCCGCCGGCCGGCGCGTTTCACGGCGTACACGGCGCTGTCGGCGTGCCGCAGCAGCGTCTCGGCGTCGGTGGCGTCGTCGGGGTACACGCTCACGCCGATACTCAGGGTGATGTCCATGCCGACCTGCAGGCTGGGCCGCACGGGAACCAGCTGCAGCAGCCGCTGCGCCTCCCACTGCGCCGCGCGGTCGTTGGCCTGCGGCAGCAGCACCACGAACTCGTCGCCGCTCAGGCGGTACACGAAACTGCCCTGCGGCGCCAGCCGCTGCAGTTCCTGCGCCACCACGCACAGCAGTTCGTCCCCCACCGCGTGCCCCAGCGTGTCGTTCACGACCTTGAAGGCGTCCACGTCCACGAACAGCACCGCGAACGGCCGGCCCTGGCCGGTCAGCGTCCGCAACTGCTCGGACAGCCGCACGCGCCCCGGCAGGCCCGTGAGCAGATCCGTGTACACCAGCTGCCTCAGCACCTGCTGCTCGCCCTGCGCCCGGCCCAGCAGGTCACTGCGCCGCAGGAAGAACGACGCGCCGTACAGGCTGACGAGTGCCGACAGGTTGATCTGCAGCAGCGCCCGCAGCGCCGCCATGTCCAGCGGGTGGCCGATCAGCAGGGGCCGCACGGCCACCACGGCGCTGAGCGTGACCACGCCCGCCATCATCCAGTTCAGGATGCGCCGCACCGGCCGGGCCAGGTCCGTCAGCATCGTCCAGGTGATCACGGCCGGCAGCCAGACCAGGGTCTCGAGCAGTTCCGGCAGCAGGGCGCCCGGGTCCGGCAGCAGCGCGGCGAGCAGCAGCAGCTTGGCATTCAGGAACAGCGCGCTGCCGGCCGTGAGCAGCACCGTGATCTGCCGCAGGGACCCCCGACCACTCAGGACGGCCAGCCAGCTGCCGGTCAGGACGAGACTGATGGTCAGATACAGCCACGGGTCCACCAGCCGGTCCCAGGTGTCGCCGCGCCCCAGCAGCAGCGCCAGCACCACGGCCCCCTGCACCGCGGGGAGCCCCCACAGCAGCAGGCGACGCCACGCGGCCAGCAGGTCAGGTTGTGTGGCGTCGCCGTCCTCCATGTCGGCCTGTACGGTAGGCGGGGCGCCCACACAGAATTCATACTGCCCGCCGATGTCATGGGCCCTGGCCGGCCGTCCGGCACGGGTCGAGAGCGTCCCGAACGAAAGAAAATTCACGCGGCGCCGGGGGCGTCCCGCGCCGGGGACGGGCAGCCGCTATCCTGAACGCGGAGGTCACGGCCCGTGTTCAACCTGTTCAAGAAAGCGCCCGCCAATCCCTACGTGAAACAGGACGACGCCCAGACCTACCGGGTGCGCGTCCGTACCCGCCCCCACGGAGAGGTCGTGGAGTTCCGCTTCACCAAGGGGGCCCACATCGGGACCGACGACGACGGTACGTACCTCTTCCGCAAACCGGTCGTGAGCCCGCAGCATTTCGACCGGGGGGAACTGCTCGTGCGCTTTGACCGCAGTTACCGCGTCACGGCCACCGAGGGCGAGCACGTGGAGTTCATCCCGGTCAGCGACTGGGAGTAGAGGCGCGGGCATAATCCCGCGCGGCGCCTACCTCACCTCGTGGAAGGTCTCCTCGGTCACGCGCTGCGGGAACTTGCGGATGAAGTCCACGGTGCTCAGCGCCTGCGTGCGGTGGCAGGCGATGGCCTGGAGCTTACGCACGATGAAGGGCGTCACGTCGTGGCGGACGTTCGGCGGCAGCCACTCGGCGCGCAGCGCCTCGTTCTCCGGGGCCGTGTCCGACGCGTAGTACCACAGCCGGGGCCGCTCGCCCTGCGGCAGGGCGTCCCAGGCGGCCTTCACGGCGCGGTGCGTGGTCACGTGGTCCGGGTGTCCATTGCTGCCGTTCGGCGGGAAGGTCAGCACCACCTCGGGCCGCAGGCGCACCATCGCCTCGCGCGCCACCTCGGTCAGGGCCTCCAGGGGCTGATCTTTCAGGTACTTGTCCGGGAAACGGTGGTGCTCGAAGACACTCCCGCCCGCCTGCGCCTCGGGCGTGGTCAGCCCGATGACCTCCAGGCACGCGGCGAGTTCCACCTCGCGCATCCGCGCCAGCTCCTCGGGCGTGTCGCACAGGCCCAGCGTGCGCCCCGCCTCGCCGCGCGTCAGCGTCACCAGCCCGCAGGCCGACCCGGCCTCCAGGTGGCCCATCAGGGTGCCGGACGCGCCGTACACCTCGTCGTCCGGGTGCGGCACGATCAGCAGCAGTTTCAGTCCGTCACTCATCCGCCCAGCATAGGCCCGCGCGCGCGTCACCGCGTGGGGCACGCCCTGGGTACGCTGCTTCGCATGCGCCGCTTCCTGCCGCTGCTCGCCCCTGCCCTGCTGGCCCTGTCCGGCGCCGCTCCCGCCACTGCGGCCACGGGGTGGACGTACGCGCGGCTGTACGTCCTGACCGAGTACCCGGTCAGTCCGCGCGAGCGGGAGACCCAGCCGACGCGGGCGCTGCTGCGCTGGATGACCCCCACGCTGACCCGCACCTTCGAGGAGCGGCGCCCCCTGACGCCGGACCTGAAGGGGCTGAACGCCTTCCTGACCGGCGTGGTGGGCGCGCCTGTTCAGGGCAGCTGGGACCTGCTCCTGACCTTCGACGCGCTGGGCCGCGCCGGGTGGGAACTCGTGGACTGCGTGCCGTTCGAGAACGTCTCGGGCGGCGCGTACCACGTGAGCAGCGAGTGCTTCTTCAAGCGGCCCCGCTAGCCGGCCGGGGTGGGCAAGCCGCGTAGGCGTGCTGGCGGATGCGGCCCGGACCGGGCGGCCCGCATGATGGGCGCATGACCGCCCCACAGCCCTTCACGCTGCGCGAACCGCGCAAACCCGACGATTTTCCCGGTGTGGCGGCGGTCCTGAACGCCGCCGATCCCGACTGGCCGGTCACGCCGGACCTCCTGCGCGTGTGGGACGCCGCGCACGACCCGGGCCTGTACCGCCTGGAACTGGTGGCCGAGCAGGCGGGCCGCATCGTGGGCGTGGGGCAGATCGGGCATGACGATTTCGCCTTCGAGGAGTGGCGCTACTTCGGCGGGATCACCGTTCACCCGGACGCCCGTGGGCAGGGCGTCGGAACGGCGCTGTACGGCGCGCTGATGGATGTCCTGCGGGGTCGGGGCGCGCAGGACATCCGCACCATGCTCAGCGATCAGGACCGCGACGCGCCGGGCCGGGCGTTCCTGGCCGCGCGGGGCTACGTGCGCACCTGGGACCGCTACGAGTCGCGCCTGCACACGGCCGACGCCGACCTGGGCGCGTTCGACGACCTGATGACCGCCGTGGCGCAGGGCGGGGTGCAGCTGCGCTCGGTGGCGGACTTGGCGGGCGACCCGGCGCGCGACCGGCGCCTGTGGGAGCTCGACTGGCGCCTCTTCCAGGACGTGCCGATGGGTCAGGCCCTCACCCGGCGGCCCTTCGAGGCGTGGGTGAAGCAGGAACTGGACGACCCGACCTTCAGCCACGAGCTGTCCTTCGTGGCGGTGCGCCCGGACGTGGACGACCCGCAGACCGGCCCGTACGTGGGGTACAGCACGCTGATGCGCAACCCGGCCGGCTTCTACGTCATCGGCATGACCGGCGTGCGCCGCGAGGACCGTGGGCGGGGCGTGGCGAAGGCCCTGAAGGTGGCCGCGATGCGCGCCCTGGCCGCCGCCGGGGGCGGCGAGATCCGCACGTTCAACGACCCGCCCAACAAGGCGATGCTGGGCATGAACCGCGCGCTGGGCTTCCGGCGCGGCCCGACCCGCAGCCGCTACGAACTGCACCTGGACCCCGTGACGGGCGAGCGCCGCCCGGTGCCGGTGCCCGAGGAGCTGGCGTGAGCGCCTCTTCCGTCACGCCGACCTTCACCGTGCGCGCCGCCACGGACGCCGATCACGCGGCGCTGGCCGAGCTGATGACGGCCGTGAACCCCCGGCACCCCCTGAGCGTCACGGCGCTGGAACACCACCTGCACTCGCTGCGCACCCACCCGCTGGGGCTGCACGTGGCGCTGTGGGTGGCCGACCGCGCGGGCGAGGTGCTGGGCGTGGCGTCGGCCATGCAGTTCGGCGGGATGTTCCACCCGGACCGCTACCACGCCGAGGTCGGCGTGCACCCCGGGCACCGGCGGCAGGGCGTGGGCGCGGCGCTGGCCGGGACGCTCAGCGCGCACCTGGAGGCGCGGGGCGCGCGCGAGGTGCTGGCCGGCGCGTACGAGGACGACCCGCGCAGCCTGCACTTCCTGGAAACGCGGGGCTTTACCGAGGTAATGCGCTTTTTCGACAACGTGCTGGACATGGCAGACTTCGACGCGGACGCCTGGGCCGCCCGCGCGCCCGCGCCGGCCGGGGTGCGGATCGTCAGCTACGCCGACCTGAGCGCCGAACTGGGCGAGGACGCCGCGCGGGATGCGTACTACCGCGGTTACCTGGCCGCCCGGGCCGATGTGCCGCGCGCGGCGCCCGCCACACCGGTCAGCCCCGAGGACTTCCGGCAGCGGCTGGCGTCCCCGCGCTTCCTGCCGCGCGGCACGCTGCTGGCCGTCACGCCAGGCGGCGCGGTCGCCGCGCTGTCTGAACTGGAACAGGAGGACGACCAGCCGGGCCGGCTGAACACCGGCCTGACCGGCACGCACCGCGACTGGCGGCGCCGGGGGCTGGCGCTGGCCCTGAAGGTGGCCGCGCTGCGCGTGGCGCGCGACCTGGGCGCGCGGGAGGTCTGGACGGGGAACGCCACCACGAACCGGCCCATGCTGCTCCTGAACGAGCGCCTGGGCTTCCGGCCGCGCGTGGCGTGGGTCGAGATGAAACGCGGGGGTCTGACAGAATGATCACCGTGACCCCGCTGGCGGCGCGCGAGTGGGACGCGGCGGCCGCCATCCTGACCGGCGCGAACCCGCACGAGCCCCTGACTGGCGCGGAGTACCGCCGCCAGATGCAGGAGCAGCAGGACTGGGGGTACGGCTGGGCCGCGCTCGTGGCGCGGGCCGGGGCCGAGGTGCTGGGCGTGGCCGGATACCACCAGAATCCCGGCTCGTTCCACCCGCGCCGCTACGCGCTGGATCTGGCAGTCGCGCCGGGCGCGCAGGGACGCGGGGTGGGCGCGGCGCTCTGGACGGCGCTGGACGCCAGTCTGCGCGCGCGGGGGACCGAGTCCGCCCGCCTCCTGGCGCGCGAGGATCACCCGGTCGCGCCGGGCTTCCTGACCCGCCGGGGCTTTCGCGGGGACAGGCGGTACTTCATGTCCACCCTTCGGGTCCCGGACTTCGACCCGGCCCCGTACGCCGCCCTGGAAGCCCGCGTGCGCGCCCGGGGTGTCCGCATCCGCTCGCTGGCCGACCTGCGCGCCGCCGGCACGCCGGAGCTCACGGGTCGTCTGCACGCCCTGATGAGCGACGTGCGGCAGGACGTTCCGCGCGCCGAACCCGCCACGCCCCTGAGCCGCGCCGTGTTCGAGGACGCGGTGCTGGGCGACCCCGGCCTCCTCCCGGACGCGTACCTGATCGCCGAGGTGGACGGGACCTGGATCGGGCAGACCGCCTGCTTCCGCAGCGGCGCCAGCCCCGACCTGCTGACCGGCCTGACCGGCGTGACCCGCCCCTGGCGTGGGCAGGGCGTCGCCACGGCGCTGAAACTCGCCGCGATCCGCGCGGCCCGCGCCCACGGGGCCCCCGTCATCCGCACCGACAACGCCAGCGACAACGCCCCCATGCTCGCCATCAACGACCGCCTGGGCTTCGTGCGCGGTCCGGCCAGCGTGTCCTACGTGATCCACTTCGGGTGAGGACGTGGGCGGTGGTGGAGGCTCGGCGCTCCCGACGCGCCTGCGCTGCTGACCGTCACCCGCGTAAGCTGGGGGCGTGCTGCTGAGTATCGACTGGGACGCCTTCTCGGGTACGCGGGAACTGGTGTTCGACGCGCCCGTCTGGGGCACGCGCGACCTCGACCATGACCGGTACGGCGCGTGGGTGGACCGCGCGCAGCGGCGGGGCGGTGCCGGGGCAGGGGACTGGGCGGCGCTCGACGCGGACTTTCCGCTCTACCCCGGCTGGGAGGCCCTGCGCGCGTATGCGGGCGTGCCGGCGTTCGTGACCCTCAGCCACGCGGACGCCTGGACGTGGCTGGAACGGTACCCGGGGCTGGACGTCCTGAACCTCGACTCGCACCATGACCTCGCCAGCCGCAGCGGCGACCCCACGCGGGTTCGGCCCGGCAACTGGGCGGGGCTGGGACTGACCCGCGGCCTGATCCGCACCGTCACGACCCTCTACCCCGACTGGCACGCGGCGCTGCCCGTCGCGGAGGGCTTCGACCTGGACCGCACCCGCGAGGAACTGCGGCCCCTGTTGCCCCCGAGCAGCTGGCACAGGTGACCCTCACCCGGCAGCGGCAGCCGGGCAGCGGTCTGCCGGACCCGGCGCAGGTCACGGCGCTGCTGCTGGTGCAGTCCCCGGCGTGGACGAACCCCGCGCACGACCCGGCGCTGCTGGCGCTGGCCGCCGTCCTGGACGCCCAGGTCATCGGGCCGCTCCTCCCCCGAACGGGGAGATGACGAGAAACCCGTTCGATCTTGAACGGCGCGCGTGCTATTCAGGCAGGAGCCCTGCACCGCCGCGGGGCTGGCGCCCGACGTTCCCGGTCATGCACCCGGAAGGGGCAGGTGCCGGCCCCGGGTGACCGTGTAGAATTTTTCACGACTGCCCCCGCGCCTCACAGGAGTGCCCCTGCCCATGCCGATCACCCAACAGACCCCGATGGCCTATCAGGTGGGCGCCTTCGCGCTCATCCACCACCAGGGCGCCTACCTGATCACCCGGCCCCGCGCGCCCCTGCAACCGGGCGCGCAGGGTCTGCCCGGCCTGATCCTGGCGGCCGAACCCGGCAGCAACCCGGTGGAACTCCACCTGCGCCGCGTCATCCGCGAGCAGGTGAAACTGGTCGTGAGTGATCTGCGGCTGGTCGGCTCGTACGTGGCGCGCGGCGTGCCGGAGGGCCACGCGGACGCCCGGCTGCACCTGATCTTCGGCACCGAGTACAGCGCCGGCATCCTGGACCCGGATGCCACGCAGCTCAGCGCCGCCGAGTGGATTCCCGGCCCCGAGCTGCTGGACCCGGGCAGCGCGCCTGACTGGCTGCAGTCGGCCGTCCGCGAGTACGAGACCGCCGCGCAGACAGCCGCCGCGCCCGTGGCGGCGCCGCCCCGCTCCCGCCTGGGATTCATCCGCCGCCGCTGACCCGCCGCTCACCCGCCAGCCCCCGCCTTCCGGCCCCCCGCCGGTCCCTGCGCCGGGCCTGGGGGCGGCTGTGGGGGGCCTGCCAGGGGAGGCCAGCCGTCGGAGCGCCACACTGTCAGGGGCGTTCACGCTATGCTGCCGGACTGGCCCGCGTGTGCTTCCGGCCGCGCGCTCCCGGCCCCGCCACTCCCCGGAACCCACCCCCCAGGCCGGTTTCCGCGCGCCGCTCGACCTGTTCTGTCGATCCCGGCCCGAGGTTCCCATGACCCATGCACCCAAGGCGGCGCTGCCGCTGCTGCTGATCGCCCTGTACGCCCTGAGCATCCTGCTGGCGAACCTGACGCTCAATACCTTCATTCCGCTGCCGGTGTACGGCCTGCTGAGCGTCGGCACGATCTTCTTCGCCGCCGTGTTCACCCTGCGTGACCGCATTCACCGCGCGGGCGGCCTGAACGCGGTGTACCTCGCCATTGCCGCCGCGCTGGTCGTGAACACGGTCGTGGCGCTGCTGACCGGCACGCCCTGGCGCTTCGTGGGCGCCAGCTTCCTGGCGATCCTGGCCGGCGAACTGGCTGACACCGCCGTGTACCAGCGCCTGATCCAGCGCAGCTGGTGGACGCGCGTGCTGGCCAGCAACGCCGTGAGCGTGCCGCTAGACAGCGTGCTGTTCAACCTGCTGGCCTTCTGGGGCGACATGCCGCCCTCGCAGATCGCGCAGATCATCTTCGCGGACATCCTCGCGAAGTACCTGATCGCCGCGCTGTTCGCCTTCCGCGTGCGGCACGCGGCCCGCGCGGCCTGACCGCGCCCTGCCCTCAGCTGGGCGCGCGGCCGTCCCGTTTCGCTGCCCGTGCGTGCTCGTTCGCGGCAGCCGCCGCGCGGATCAGCTCACGGAAGGCCGCCTCATCCAGCACGGCCCCCTCGGGCAGGTCAATGGCGCGGCGGGCGCTGCCCTCCAGACTGGCGTTGAACAGCCCGGCCGGGTCGGGCAGCGAGGCCCCGCGCGGGAACGTGAGCTTCACCGCCCGCGCGTAGGACTCGCCGGTGCACAGCACGCCCGCGTGTTCCCACACCGGCACGCCCGGCGAGGTCGCCTTGGCCCACTTCACGCTCTCCTGCACGCCCGGCAGCGCCGCCCGGATCAGGGCGCGCACCCGGCGCAGCGTCTCGCCCCGCCAGTCCCCCAGGGCCTCGATCCGCTCGGTCACGGGATCGGGGCGGGTCACGCTCCGCCCACCGGGACCGTGCCCCCGTCGCCCGGCTCCTCGTCGTCCCCGGGTTCGAGCTCCAGCGTCACGGTCTGCCAGCGGGCCGGGAGGGTCAGGCGCAGCACGCCGTCCTCGTACGCGAAGCTGGCGGCTCCCTGCGCGGCGCGGACGTGCCCGAGGCCCAGGACGTGCATGGTCTCGCGCTGCTCGAAGCTGCCGGTGTCCCCCTCGGTCTCGCGGCGGATGGTCAGGCGCGCGCCCTGCCGCTCGCCCACCAGCCGGGTGGCGCGGCCTCCCGCGGGGCCGTCCCCGGCGTCCTCGAACAGCTGGCCCACGAAGCCGTCAGGCCCCGCGTGGATGAGCCACGACAGGCGCGCCCAGCGGGCCGAGGTCGTGTGCGGCGCGGCCTCCGTGACGGGCAGGGCCGTGCCGGCGCGCAGGTACATGGGCAGCGTGTCCAGCGGCGCGTCCGCGACGACGTGCTGCCCGCCCGCGTGAACAGGGCCGAACTGCGCCAGGTTGAACACGGCCGCCCAGCGCCCCGCCGGGAGGTACACCAGCCGCCGCCGGTGCCCGGCCCGCAGGACCGGCGCGACCATCAGCCCCTCGCCGAGCAGGTACTGGGTGTCCTCGCGCGCGGCGTCCTCGTCGGCGGGCCAGTGCAGCGCCAGCGGGCGCATGACCGGCAGCGCCGTGCGGGTCGCCCCCTGCGCCAGGGTGTACAGGTGCGGCAGCAGCCGGTAGCGCAGCTCCAGCGCCGAGCGGATCACGTCCGTGACCGCCTCCCCGAAGCGCCAGGGTTCCTGGTCGGCGGTGCCCAGCGCTGCGTGGTTGCGCACGAAGGCGTACCCGACCGCCGCCTGGTACCAGCGGGCCAGCAGTTCGCCGGTGGTATCGCCCGCGAAGCCGCCCACGTCCGCTGCCGCGAACGGAATG encodes:
- a CDS encoding putative bifunctional diguanylate cyclase/phosphodiesterase, with the translated sequence MGAPPTVQADMEDGDATQPDLLAAWRRLLLWGLPAVQGAVVLALLLGRGDTWDRLVDPWLYLTISLVLTGSWLAVLSGRGSLRQITVLLTAGSALFLNAKLLLLAALLPDPGALLPELLETLVWLPAVITWTMLTDLARPVRRILNWMMAGVVTLSAVVAVRPLLIGHPLDMAALRALLQINLSALVSLYGASFFLRRSDLLGRAQGEQQVLRQLVYTDLLTGLPGRVRLSEQLRTLTGQGRPFAVLFVDVDAFKVVNDTLGHAVGDELLCVVAQELQRLAPQGSFVYRLSGDEFVVLLPQANDRAAQWEAQRLLQLVPVRPSLQVGMDITLSIGVSVYPDDATDAETLLRHADSAVYAVKRAGRRQVRRYQPQQDAATERFQVLARDLSLALSRRELSLHYQPVFCLREMRPVKAEALLRWRHPQLGMVSPGEFIPVAERVGLIAPIGAWVLRAACREALRWDDVTVSVNVSAVQLLQAEFPQVVRSALKDTGLSARRLELELTETAALYEDDRAAWVLHELRLLGVGLSIDDFGSGYSNLSRLRALPITGVKLDRSCIEGLPDGPGGAFARALLEAVMGLTRYLPLDLTVEGIESAAQLAALQELDCPLGQGHGLSRPLTDTEFLALLRGGSGTLPLHGRPAH
- a CDS encoding GNAT family N-acetyltransferase, encoding MITVTPLAAREWDAAAAILTGANPHEPLTGAEYRRQMQEQQDWGYGWAALVARAGAEVLGVAGYHQNPGSFHPRRYALDLAVAPGAQGRGVGAALWTALDASLRARGTESARLLAREDHPVAPGFLTRRGFRGDRRYFMSTLRVPDFDPAPYAALEARVRARGVRIRSLADLRAAGTPELTGRLHALMSDVRQDVPRAEPATPLSRAVFEDAVLGDPGLLPDAYLIAEVDGTWIGQTACFRSGASPDLLTGLTGVTRPWRGQGVATALKLAAIRAARAHGAPVIRTDNASDNAPMLAINDRLGFVRGPASVSYVIHFG
- a CDS encoding DUF1801 domain-containing protein, which encodes MTRPDPVTERIEALGDWRGETLRRVRALIRAALPGVQESVKWAKATSPGVPVWEHAGVLCTGESYARAVKLTFPRGASLPDPAGLFNASLEGSARRAIDLPEGAVLDEAAFRELIRAAAAANEHARAAKRDGRAPS
- a CDS encoding PIG-L deacetylase family protein, which produces MSDGLKLLLIVPHPDDEVYGASGTLMGHLEAGSACGLVTLTRGEAGRTLGLCDTPEELARMREVELAACLEVIGLTTPEAQAGGSVFEHHRFPDKYLKDQPLEALTEVAREAMVRLRPEVVLTFPPNGSNGHPDHVTTHRAVKAAWDALPQGERPRLWYYASDTAPENEALRAEWLPPNVRHDVTPFIVRKLQAIACHRTQALSTVDFIRKFPQRVTEETFHEVR
- a CDS encoding arginase, with the translated sequence MLLSIDWDAFSGTRELVFDAPVWGTRDLDHDRYGAWVDRAQRRGGAGAGDWAALDADFPLYPGWEALRAYAGVPAFVTLSHADAWTWLERYPGLDVLNLDSHHDLASRSGDPTRVRPGNWAGLGLTRGLIRTVTTLYPDWHAALPVAEGFDLDRTREELRPLLPPSSWHR
- a CDS encoding GNAT family N-acetyltransferase; translated protein: MTAPQPFTLREPRKPDDFPGVAAVLNAADPDWPVTPDLLRVWDAAHDPGLYRLELVAEQAGRIVGVGQIGHDDFAFEEWRYFGGITVHPDARGQGVGTALYGALMDVLRGRGAQDIRTMLSDQDRDAPGRAFLAARGYVRTWDRYESRLHTADADLGAFDDLMTAVAQGGVQLRSVADLAGDPARDRRLWELDWRLFQDVPMGQALTRRPFEAWVKQELDDPTFSHELSFVAVRPDVDDPQTGPYVGYSTLMRNPAGFYVIGMTGVRREDRGRGVAKALKVAAMRALAAAGGGEIRTFNDPPNKAMLGMNRALGFRRGPTRSRYELHLDPVTGERRPVPVPEELA
- a CDS encoding M20 family metallopeptidase — its product is MTSTPPALSALLADLKLLTDLESPSTDPAAVQRVMDLVEGWARDLGAETHALGGGTRVFRFGVQPGAADKAADKPVLVLTHADTVWPHGTLEQMPWRVDGDRLHGPGTYDMKAGIVGLFHALRALNGEWPRGGITVLLSPDEEIGSPSSREHIERAAHDSRVALVVEPPVADTHALKTGRKGTGSYVLTFTGAASHAGNKPEEGASAITAAAQATLELQALASPQDGTTLSVGLIRGGSAVNVIPAHAALEIDLRVSTLAEAERIDAAVHAWQPRDARVTVQVTGGLNRPPFERGEGTLALYEQARAVAQALGFDLTHAVVGGGSDGNFTAPIIPTLDGLGAPGDGAHAQHEHVRLDRWPDHVRLLTELLRRV
- a CDS encoding VUT family protein, which codes for MTHAPKAALPLLLIALYALSILLANLTLNTFIPLPVYGLLSVGTIFFAAVFTLRDRIHRAGGLNAVYLAIAAALVVNTVVALLTGTPWRFVGASFLAILAGELADTAVYQRLIQRSWWTRVLASNAVSVPLDSVLFNLLAFWGDMPPSQIAQIIFADILAKYLIAALFAFRVRHAARAA
- a CDS encoding GNAT family N-acetyltransferase; the protein is MSASSVTPTFTVRAATDADHAALAELMTAVNPRHPLSVTALEHHLHSLRTHPLGLHVALWVADRAGEVLGVASAMQFGGMFHPDRYHAEVGVHPGHRRQGVGAALAGTLSAHLEARGAREVLAGAYEDDPRSLHFLETRGFTEVMRFFDNVLDMADFDADAWAARAPAPAGVRIVSYADLSAELGEDAARDAYYRGYLAARADVPRAAPATPVSPEDFRQRLASPRFLPRGTLLAVTPGGAVAALSELEQEDDQPGRLNTGLTGTHRDWRRRGLALALKVAALRVARDLGAREVWTGNATTNRPMLLLNERLGFRPRVAWVEMKRGGLTE